Genomic window (Pseudomonas xantholysinigenes):
GGGCGAGCCGCGCTCGCTGTCCTCGGCACGGGCCACCACATTGACCAGGTAGATGTTGTCGTTGACCTGGGTGATCGGCACGCCGGTGACGATGCTGTTCATCACATTGGCCACATCCTCGGACGACAGCCCGAGCTGGCGCGCCTTGTCCTGGGCGATCTCGACCCGCAGCACCTTACCGGGCTCGTTCCAGTCGTAGATCATCTCGCCGATGTGTTCGTTCTGGTCGAGCAGCGTGGCCAGGTCGATGGCGTGCTTGCGCACCTGGTCGATGTCCTTGCCGCTGACCCGGTACTGGATCGGCCGGCCCACCGGCGGGCCCATTTCCAGCGACTGGACGTTGGTGCCGATACCGACGAAGTCCTTGGTCAGGCGCTCCTGCAGGCGCTGCATCAGTCCACCGCGCTCCTCCAGGCCCTTGCTGACGATGACGAACTGCGCGTAGTACGGGTTCTGCAGTTGCTGGTCCAGGGGCAGGTAGAAGCGGATCGCGCCCTGGCCAATGTAGGTGCTCCAGCTGACGATGTCCGGGTCGCCCTTGAAGGTCGCCTCGAAGCGGTCGACCACCTTGCGCGTTTCCTCGATCGAGGCATTCTGCGGCAGGTTGAGGTCGACGAGGATTTCCGGGCGGTCCGACGAGGGGAAGAACTGGTTCTGCACGAAGCGCATGCCCAGCACCGACAGCACGAACAGCACGATGGTGCCGATCACCGTCACCCAACGGTGGCGCAGGCACCACAGCAGGCTGTGCTCGAAGGCGCGCCCCACCCGGCCTGGCTCGGACTCGTGGGGCTTGAGCTTCTTGCTGTCGAGAATGTGCACGCCCAGCACCGGGGCGAAGAACACCGCGACGATCCATGACACCAGCAGGGCCACGGCGATCACCGCGAACAGGGTGAAGGTGTACTCGCCCGCCGAGCTGGCGTTGAGGCCGATCGGCACGAAGCCGGCCACCGTCACCAAGGTGCCGGTGAGCATGGGGAAGGCGGTGGAGGTGTAGGCGAAGGTCGCCGCCTGCTCCTTGGTCTCGCCCATTTCCAGGCGCGTGACCATGACTTCCACGGTGATCATCGCGTCGTCCACCAGCAAGCCCAGGGCGATGATCAACGCGCCGAGGGAAATCCGCTGCATGGTGATGTCGCTGTACTCCATGAACACGAACACCATGGCCAGCACCAACGGGATCGAGCAAGCCACCACCAGCCCGGCGCGAACCCCGAGGCTGACGAAACTCACCACCAGCACGATCACCACGGCCTCGAACAGCGCGCTGGTGAAGCCACCGACGGCCTGCTTGACCACCACCGCCTGGTCGGAGACGGTATGCACCTCCACGCCCACCGGCAGGTCGTGGGTGATCTGGTCCATGCGCTCGCGCAGCAGTTTGCCGAATACCTGCATGTTGCCGCCGGCCTTCATGCCGATGGCCAGGCCAATGGCGGTCTGGCCGTTGTAGCGGAACATCGGTGAAGGCGGATCGACGTAGCCACGCTCGATGTCGGCCAGGTCGGCGAGGCGGAAGAAACGGTCGTTGATGCGCAGGTTGACGGTTTCCAGGTCCTTCTCCGAGGCGAACTGCCCGGTGGTACGCACCGAAATACGCTCGGGCCCGGCCTCGATCACCCCGGCGGGGGTCACCGCGTTCTGCGCCTGCAAGGCCTGCATCACCTGGCTCTGGTCGATGCCGAACGAGGCCAGCTTGCGGGTCGAAAAGTTGAGGTAGAGCACTTCGTCCTGGGTACCGATAAGCTCGATCTTGCCGATATTGGGCACATCGCGGACCTCGGCACGCACCTGCTCCACATAGTCGCGCAATTGGCGCAAGGTCAGGCCATCGGTGGTGAAGCCGTAGATCGAGCCATAGACGTCGCCGAATTCGTCGTTGAAGCCCGGGCCCTGGATCCCCTTGGGGAACTGGCCGCTGATGTCCTGGATCTTCTTGCGTACCTGGTACCAGATCTCGGGGATGTCCTTGCCCTTGGTGGTGTCGCGCAGATAGACATAGACCGTGGACTCGCCGGGGCGGGTGTAGCTTTTCACATAATCGAGCGAATCCAGTTCCTCGAGCTTCTTCTCGATACGGTCGGTGATCTGCAGCAGGGTTTCGTCCTGGGTCGCGCCGGGCCAGCGGGTCTGGATCACCATGGTCTTGATGGTGAACGACGGGTCTTCCTCGCGGCCCAGGTTGAGGTAGGAGAACACCCCCATCACCAGGCTGACGGCCATCAGGTACCAGACGAACGACTGGTGCCGCAACGCCCACTCGGACAGGTTGAAGCTTCCTTTCATCGTGCGTCCTCGTCGAAGGTGACCTTCTGGCCGGGCTTGAGGATGTTGACGCCTGCGGTGACCACGCGCTCGCCGGGCTGCACGCCACTGGCCAGCACGATGCGCTGCGGGTCGCGCTCGAGCAGTTGCACATCACGGGTGGCGACTGTCTTCTGCTGCGGGTCGACCACCCACACCTGGGTCTTGCCGTCCCGTTCGAGCAGGGCGCTGCGCGGCAACTCGCTGCGCGGGCTGACCGCCGAGCTCAGGGTCACGCTGACGGCGGTGCCGAGGTGGAAGGTGTCCGGGGTGCTGACCAGGGTCAACCGGGCGCGCCGGGTGCGGGTGGTGGCGTCGGCCTGGGGCTCAAGCTCGCGCAGGGTGGCGGTGGTGCTGATGCTCGGCTCCAGTTGCAGGGCGACGGTGAAGGTCAGGTCCTTGCTCAATTGCTCGGCCAGATAGGTGGGCAGGTCGATCACCGCCTCCTTCACGTCCGGGCGGGCCAGGGTGACTACGGCCTGGCCGGCACTGACGGTCTGCCCGGCCTCGGCCTGCCAGGCGGTGACCACGGCCGCGTGGTCGGTACGCAGTGTGCTGTAGTCGAGCTGGTCACGGGCCTGGCTGACCGCCGAACGCGCCTGCTCCAGGGCGGCGCCGGTGGTCTTCAGGTTGGTCTGGGCGATATCCAGCTGGGCCTGGGCGCCCACGCCGCGGTCGTACAGCTGCTGCTGGCGGCGGGCATCCGCCTGGGCGTTGATCCACTGTGCCTGCACCTTGGCCAAGTCGCCCTCGGCGGCGCGCAACTGGTTCTGCTGGTCGGTCGGGTCAAGGGTGGCGAGGGTATCGCCGGGTTTCACCTGGGCACCGACATCGAGCCAGCGCCGGGCGATGCGCCCCGAGACGCGAAAGCCCAGGGTGCTCTCGAAGCGCGCCTGGATGCTCCCGGCAAAGCGCCCCAGTTGTGCCTGCACCTGGGGCTCGACCAGGGTGGAGAGCACTGGCCGGACCGGCTCGGCCTGCTCCTTGTCACTGCCGCAGGCGCTCAGCAGCAGCGCAACCGGCAACACGATCATCAGGCGGTTCATTGCGCACCTCCGGCATCCCGGACGTCGATCTTCTGCACCTGCATGCCCGGGTGCAGCAATTGAGCGCCGCCGACCACCACGGTCTCGCCGCCCTTCACCCCATCGGCGATCACTATCTTGCCGGTGAGGTAACGCCCCACCCGGACCTTGCGCAGTTCGACCTTGTCGCCCTCGCCCACCACCCACACCGCCGGCTCGTGCAGCGCCTTGGTCAGCGCCGCCCATGGCAGCTCGATGCTGGGCCGGCCCTGGGCATTGGTCGCGGCGGTGACCGGCGAACCAAGCTGCATGCCCGCGGGCACATCGCGCAGGGCCACCTTGACCTGTACCGTGCCGCTCTGCGCCGAGACGGTCGGGGTGATTTCACGCACCCGGCCCTTGGCCTGGATCTGCGGATCGTCGAGCAGGCTGACCGTCACCCCCTCATCGCTGGGCCCGCCCACCAGCAAGGACTCATACACGTTGAACACCGCGTCACGGTCGCCGTCCACGGCCAGGCTGAAGATCGGCATGGTTGCCTGCACCACTTGGCCGACCTCGGCCTGGCGCGCGGTGATCACTCCGTCGGCTTCCGACACCAGGGCCGTGTAGCCCAACTGTTCGTTGGCGTTGGCCAGTTGTGCCTGAGCGGCCTTGAGCGCGCTCTGGCTGCTGCGCAGCGCCGCTTCGGCGGAATCGTACTCGCTCTGGCTGGTGTAGCCCTTGGGCAGGAGCTTCTGCTGGCGCACGAACGCGGCGCTGGTCTGGGTGACCCGGGCCTGTTCGGCGAACACCTCGGCCTTGGCCGAGTCGACGTTGTTCTGCAGGTCTTTCGGGTCCAGGCGCGCCAGCACCTGGTTGGCCTTGACGTGGTCGCCGACATCGACGCTGCGGGCGATGATCTTGCCGCCCACGCGGAACGACAGGTCGGTCTGCACCCGTGCCTGCACGTCCCCGGTCAGGGTGACCCGGGCGGCGAAGTCGGTGGGCTGCACCTGTTGCACCACGACCCGGGGCAACACCTGGACGACCTCCTCCTTGCCACAACCCGAAAGCATGAACAGCAGCCCCAGGCAAACGACCGACGATGGACGTGTCAACGTCATTCGGGCTCCTTGCTTGCGCGCAGATGATTCGTGGGATGCGACTGTTAGCGTAGATCAGGGATGGGAAAAGGGTACTGGGTTGGAATTTGTGGTGGCTGCAGAGGCCTCTTCGTGGGCAAGCCCGTTCCCTCAGGGGCCGAGGGACACACAGCGCCTGTGGGAGCGGGTTTACCCGCGAAGAGGCCATCACCCTTGCCACATGCAGAAACCATCTGCAGCCAAGTCACTTCACTCCAACCGCTACCGTTCAGAAGAGATGTGTTCTCAAGGAATGACTCGAATGCCTGTCGCTCAATCCCATCTGCTGCGTCGTGGCCGCTTTTCCGAGCCAGGGAGGCTCTACCTGCTGACCAGCATCACCCACCAACGCAAACCTTTCTTCGGGGATTTCCATAACGCGCGCCTGGTCGTACAGCAACTGCGTCGGTCAGATCAGGAACAAGCCTGCCGATCACTGGCTTGGGTGGTGATGCCGGATCATCTGCATTGGTTGGTCGAGTTGAAGTCGGTAACGCTTGGAACGCTGATGCGCAGGTTCAAGTCGCGCTCCAGTCTTGAATTACACAAGGCTGGTGTCAGGCATCATCCGATCTGGCAGAGCGGATATCAGGACCATGCATTGCGCCGGGTAGAGAATGTGGTCCATGTCGCCAGGTACATCGTTGCCAATCCGTTGCGGGCAGGACTGGTCAGCAGTGTCAGGGACTATCCGCATTGGGACGCGGTCTGGCTTTGATTCGGTGTGGGGAGCATTCGCGGGTAAACCCGCTCCCACAGGGGCTGTGATGCACACATGCCCTGTGGGAGCGGGTTTACCCGCGAAAGGCTCAGGCCTGCGCGGTGGCCTGGGCTGGACGGCGTACTTGCGGCTGCGAGACGTTCGCCGCGGCGCCCTCTTCGATGGCCTGCTGGATCGCCCGGCGGCGACGCTCTTCGGCCTGGCGGCTGAAGTACCAGACCAGGAAGGTCACCAGCGACACCGACAGCAGGATCAAACTGGCAATGGCGTTGATGTCCGGCTTCACGCCCAGGCGCACTGCCGAGAACACTTCCATCGGCAGAGTGGTCGAGCCGGGGCCGGAGACGAAGCTCGCCAGCACCAGGTCATCCAGCGACAGGGCGAACGACATCATCCCGCCCGCCGCCAGCGACGGCGCGATCATCGGGATGGTGATCAGGAAGAACACCTTCCACGGCTTGGCGCCCAGGTCCATGGCGGCTTCTTCGATGGACAGGTCCAGCTCACGCAGGCGCGCCGACACCACCACCGCCACATAGGCGGCGCAGAACGTGGTGTGGGCGATCCAGATGGTGACGATGCCACGCTCCTGGGGCCAGCCGATCATCTGTGCCATGGCCACGAACAGCAGCAACAGCGACAGACCGGTGATCACCTCGGGCATTACCAGCGGCGCGGTGACCAGGCCACCGAACAGGGTGCGGCCCTTGAAGCGGGTGACCCGGGTCAGCACGAAGGCCGCCAGGGTGCCCAGCGCCACCGCCGCGACCGCCGTGTAGCAGGCGATCTCCAGCGAGCGCATCACCGAACCCATCAGCTGGGTGTTGTCGAGCAGGCCGACGTACCACTTCACCGACCAGCCACCCCACACCGTCACCAGCTTCGAGGCGTTGAACGAGTAGATCACCAGGATCAGCATCGGCAGGTAGATGAACAGCAAGCCGAGCACCAGCATCAGCTTGGAGAAACTGAAGCGTTTCATGCGCGGCCCTCCATCTCTTTGGCCTGACTACGGTTGAACAGCAGGATCGGCACGATCAGGATCGCCAGCATCACCACCGCCAGGGCGGACGCCACCGGCCAGTCGCGGTTGTTGAAGAACTCCTGCCACAGCACCTTACCGATCATCAGGGTTTCCGGGCCGCCGAGCAGCTCAGGGATGACGAACTCGCCCACCACCGGGATGAACACCAGCATGCAGCCGGCGATGATGCCGTTCTTCGACAGCGGCACGGTGATCTTCCAGAAGCTGTTGAAGGTGCTCGAACCCAGGTCCGAAGCGGCCTCGAGCAGGCTCTCGTCGTGCTTCACCAGGTTGGCGTACAGCGGCAGGATCATGAACGGCAGGTACGAATAGACCACGCCGATGTACACCGCCAGGTTGGTGTTGAGGATCTGCAACGGCTGGTCGATCAGCCCCAGCCACATCAGGAAGCTGTTGAGCAGGCCGTTGTTGCTGAGGATGCCCATCCAGGCATAGACGCGGATCAGGATCGCGGTCCAGGTCGGCATCATGATCAGCAGCAGCAGGACGGTCTGCGACTCCTTCTTGGCCTTGGAGATGGCATAGGCCATCGGGTAGCCGATCAGCAGGCAGAGCAAGGTGCTGAAGAAGGCCACTTTCAACGAGCCAAGGTAGGCCGCGATGTACAGTTCATCCTCGGTGAGCAGGCCGTAGTTGGCCAGGTTCAGCACCAGCTGGACCTTGCCTTCGAGATAGGTGTAGATCTCGGTGTACGGCGGAATCGCCACGTCGGCTTCGGCAAAGCTGATCTTCAGGACGATGAAGAACGGCAGCATGAAGAACAGGAACAGCCAGATGAACGGCACGCCGATCACCATGTGCCGTCCTTCGGGGATCAAGCGCTGGAGGGCTCGTTTGAGCTTTCGTGGTTTCATGAGCGCAGTACCACGCCACTGTCGTCTTCCCACCACACGTAGACTTCGTCATCCCAGGTCGGCCGAGTGCCCTGACGCTCGGCGTTGGCGACGAACGACTGGACGATCTTGCCGCCGGGCAGCTCGACGTAGAACACCGAATGACCACCAAGGTAGGCGATGTCGTGGACCTTGCCGCGCGACCAGTTGTGCTCGCAGGTCGGCTGCTCGGTGGTGACCAGCAGCTTCTCCGGGCGCAGGGCGTAGGTGATGTGCTTGTCCTCGACCGAGGTGGTGACGCCGTGGCCGACGTAGATCTTGCGCTCCAGTTCCGGGCTGGCAATGATCGCGTGGCCTTCGGCGTCGTCGACCACTTCACCTTCGAACAGGTTGACGTTGCCGATGAACTCGCAGACCAGGCGGCTGGTCGGGGTCTCGTAGACGTCGATCGGGCTGCCGATCTGGGCGATCCAGCCCAGGTGCATGATGGCGATGCGCTGGGCCATGGTCATGGCCTCTTCCTGGTCGTGGGTCACCATCACGCAGGTCACGCCCACGCGCTCGATGATCTCCACCAGCTCCAGCTGCATCTGCGAGCGCAGCTTCTTGTCCAGCGCGCCCATTGGCTCGTCGAGCAGCAGCAGCTTCGGGCGCTTGGCCAGCGAGCGGGCCAGGGCCACGCGCTGGCGCTGGCCACCGGACAGCTGGTGCGGCTTGCGCTTGGCGTACTGGGTCATGTGCACCAGCTTGAGCATCTCGGCCACGCGGGCTTCGATCTCGGCCTTGGGCATCTTGTCCTGCTGCAGGCCGAAGGCGATGTTCTGCGCCACGGTCATGTGCGGGAACAGCGCGTAGGACTGGAACATCATGTTGATCGGCCGCTCGTAGGGCGGCATGTCGGTGATGTCGACGCCATCGAGGAAGATCCGCCCTTCGGTCGGACGCTCGAAACCGGCCAGCATGCGCAGCAAGGTGGACTTGCCGGAACCGGAGCCGCCCAGCAGGGCGAAGATCTCGCCCTTGCGGATTTCCAGGGACACATCGTCCACGGCTACCGTTTCGTCGAACTTTTTCGTGACCCGGTCGATCTTGACCAGCACCTGCTTGGGTTGCTGGCCACCCTCGAGGGCTTTCTTATAGGCACCGGAGGCAACTGCCATGAGTGAAACTCCCAACAAGATTTGTGTGCCCACCGCTGCGCTGGCGGGCCTGGATTGTTACTTGCCCGACTTGACCTTGGTCCAGCTGCGGGTCATCAAACGTTGCACCTTGGGTGGCAACTCGGCATTGACGAACATCTTGTCCAGCACTTCCTGCGGTGGGTAAACCGCGGCGTCAGCCCTCACGGCCTGGTCCATCAGGTCGCCAGCCTTGGGGTTCGGGTTGGCGTAACCGACGTAATCACTGACCTGGGCGATGACCTCAGGCTTCAGCAAATAGTTGATAAAGGCGTGGGCCTCCTTGACGTTGCGGGCGTCCTTGGGGATCGCCAGCACATCGAACCAGAGGTTGCCGCCTTCCTTGGGAATCGCATAGGCCAGCTTGACCCCCTTGTGCGCCTCTTCGGCGCGGGCCTTGGCCTGGAATACATCGCCGGAGAAACCGGCGGCGACGCAGATGTCGCCGTTGGCCAGGTCGGTGATGTACTTCGAGGAATGGAAATAGGTCACGTAAGGACGCACCGCCTGCAGCTTCTGCTCGGCCTTCTGGTAGTCCTCGGGGTTCTGGCTGTTCGGGTCCAGGCCCATGTAGTTGAGCACCGCCGGCATCATCTCGTCGGCCGAGTCGAGGAAGGCCACCCCGCATTTGCTGAGTTTCTGCATGTTCTCGGGCTCGAACAGCACCGCCCAGGAATCGATCTTGTCGACGCCCAGCGCCGCCTTGACCTTCTCGACGTTGTAGCCGATGCCATTGGTGCCCCACAGGTAGGGGACGGCGTACTGGTTGCCCGGATCGTTCTTCTCGAGGCGCTTCATCAGCGCCGGATCGAGGTTCGGGTAGTTGGGCAGCAGGTCACGGTCGAGCTTCTGGAACGCGCCCGCCTTGATCTGCTTGCCGAGGAAATGGTTGGTCGGCACGACCACGTCGTAGCCGCTGCGCCCGGCCAGCAACTTGCCTTCCAGCGTGTCGTTGCTGTCGAACACGTCGTACTTGGGCTCGATCCCGGTTTCCTTCTGGAAATCGGCGAGCGTGGTGGGGCCGACATAGTCGGACCAGTTGTAGATGTGCACCGTGGGCGCCGCTTGGACGCTGCAAGCCAGCGTCAGGCCCGCTCCGGCCATCAAGGCCTGGCGAAAAACAGAAATGGACAAGTGGGTGGTCCTCACAATCAGTGCCTTTGCGGGCAGTAAACCTCGGCCGCACACGCAAAACCGGCGCGCAACTTACCTTCACGGCGTGGATGCCGCAAACTTATTTGCCTCAAGCGTCCCCCAGGCCGGGAAACCCCGGCCCAGAGGCTCCTGCATCGGGCTTACTTGCCCGACTTGATCTTGGTCCAGCTGCGGGTGATCACACGCTGGGCGGCAGCCTCGGGGGCGGCGATCGCGTACAGCTGTTTCTTCACTTCGGCCGGCGGGTAGATGCTCGGGTCGCTGGTGATGTCCTTGTCGACGAAAGCGGTGGCCGCCTTGTTGCCGTTCGGGAAGCGCACGGCATTGGTGATCTCGGCCATGACTTCAGGCTGCAGCAGGAAGTCCATGAACTTGTAGGCGGCTTCCTTGTGCTCGGCATCCTTGGGGATGGCGACCATGTCGTAGAAGGTACCGGCGCCTTCCTTCGGAATGATGTAGTCCAGCTTGACCTTGTCGCCGGCTTCGTGGGCGCGGGCCTTGGACTGCTCCAGGTCGCCCGAGTAACCGACGGCCAGGCAGATGTTGCCGTTGGCCAGGTCACCGATGTACTTGGAGGAGTGGAAGTAGGTGATCGAAGGACGGATGCTCAGGAACAGGTCCTCGGCGGCCTTCAGGTCTTCTTTCTTGGTGCTGTTGCTCGGCTTGCCCAGGTAGTGCAGCGCGGCCGGGAGCATTTCGGTCGGTGCATCGAGGAAGCTCACGCCGCAGCTCTTGAGCTTGGCGATGTTCTCGGGCTTGAACACCACGTCCCACGAGTCGATCTTGTCCACGCCCAGCGCGGCCTTGACCTTCTCCGGGTTGTAGCCGATGCCGATGGAGCCCCACATGTACGGGAACGCGTGCTTGTTGCCCGGGTCGCTGGCGTCGCCGACGGCCTTGAGCAGGTCTTCGTCGAGGTTCTTCCAGTTGGGCAGCTTGGAGCGGTCCAGCTCGTCATAGACGCCGGCCTTGATCTGCTTGGCCAGGAAGTTGTTGGACGGCACCACGATGTCGTAGCCCGACTTGCCGGCCAGCAACTTGGCTTCGAGGGTTTCGTTGCTGTCGAACACGTCGTACTTGACCTTGATGCCCGACTGCTTCTCGAACTTGGCGATGGTGTCCGGCGCGATGTAGTCCGACCAGTTGTAGACGTTCAACACCTTGTCTTCAGCCTGAACAGCGGTGGCCATGGCGCCCATCAGGGCGGCGGCCAGCAGCGTCTTGCCCATTTTCTTCATGCGTTATGCTCCAGAATTTATTATCAAGCCATCTGTTCAGCAGCCAGGTCCCACGGGTCACGCGCTGGGCGACTGAAACAGCCGTTAGTCTGGCAAGTTACAAGGCGCTGTTTCAACCGAAGCAGGGCCTTGTAACGACTTAATGTCACCTCGCCAGCCTAGCAGACCGTCATTTGATCGCTTCGTACGTCAAATCCAGGCACTTGCGCGCCTTTTCCACCAGTTCGTCCACCTCTTGGCGGCTGATCACCAGCGGCGGCGCGATGATCATGGTGTCGCCCACCGCGCGCATGATCAGGCCGTTGTCGAAGCAGAAGTTGCGGCAGATCATGCCCACGCCCTTGCCCTCGTAACGGCTGCGGGTGGCCTTGTCCTTGACCAGCTCGATCGCGCCGAGCAGGCCCAGGCCGCGCACCTCGCCCACCAACGGGTGGTCCTGCAGCTCACGCAGACGTTTTTGCAAGTACGGTGCCACTTCCGTGCGCGCCTTCTCGACGATCTGCTCGTCGCGCAGGATGCGCAGGTTTTCCAGGCCCACCGCCGCCGCCACCGGGTGGCCGGAGTAAGTAAAGCCGTGGTTGAAGTCGCCACCTTCGCTGATTACCTTGGCCACACTGTCACGCACGATCACACCGCCCATGGGGATGTAACCGGAGGTCAGGCCCTTGGCGATGGTCATCAGGTCGGGGGCGAGGTCGTAGTAGTCCGAGCCGAACCATTCGCCGGTGCGGCCAAAGCCACAGATCACCTCGTCGGCGACGAACAGGATGTCGTACTTGGCCAGGATCTCCTTGATCTTCGGCCAGTAGGTCTCTGGCGGAATGATCACCCCACCGGCGCCCTGGATCGGCTCGGCGATGAAGGCGGCGACGTTGTCCTCGCCGACTTCGAGAATCTTCTTCTCCAGCTGTTCGGCCGCCCACACGCCGAACTCGTCCGGAGTCATGTCGCCACCCTCGCCGAACCAGTACGGTTGCGGGATGTGCACGATGCCCGGGATCGGCAGGCCGCCCTGCTCGTGCATGCCGCTCATGCCGCCCAGGCTCGCGCCGGCCACGGTGGAGCCGTGGTAGCCGTTGACCCGGCCGATGATGGTCTGCTTGCTCGGCTTGCCCTTGAGCGCCCAGTAGTGGCGGACCATGCGCAGCACGGTGTCGTTGCCCTCGGAACCGGAACCGGTGAAGAACACATGGGTCATGCCCTTGGGCGCCACCTCGGTGATCGCCTTGGCCAGCTCCAACGCTGGCGGGTGGGCGGTCTGGAAGAACAGGTTGTAGTACGGCAGCTCGCGCATCTGCTTCTCTGCCGCCTGCACCAGTTCCTCACGGCCGTAACCGACCGCCACGCACCACAGGCCGGCCATGCCGTCGAGGATCTTGTGCCCCTCGCTGTCCCACAAATGCACACCCTGGGCCTTGGTGATGATGCGCGGCCCCTTCTCCTTCAGCTGCTTGTAGTCACTGAACGGAGCCAGGTGGTGCTCGCCGCTGAGGGCTTGCCATTCACGGGTTTGCGGGTTGTTGACGCTCATGTGCCTCTCCATTTTCCGGTGGCCGCCCAGCGGCGGCCTCAGGGTTGATCACACAGCAAACAGCAGGAACTCACGCTCCCAGGAGCTGATGACGCGTTTGAAGTTCTCGTGCTCGGCGCGCTTGGTGGCGACGTAGCCGGCGATGAATTTCTTGCCCAGGTACTGCTCCAGCGCCCGGCTGTTCTCCATGCGCTCGAGGGCGTCCTCGATGGTCAGCGGCAGGCGCAGGTTGCGTCGCTCGTAACCACGGCCCTGTACCGGCGCGCTGGCCTCGATGCCCTCGACCATGCCGATGTAACCGCACAGCAAGCTGGCGGCGATGGCCAGGTAAGGGTTGGCGTCGGCGCCCGGCAGGCGGTTCTCGACACGGCGGTTCTGCGGGCCGGCATCCGGCACGCGCAGGCCGACGGTGCGGTTCTCCTCGCCCCACTCGACGTTCACCGGCGCCGAGGTGTCGGGCAGGAAGCGGCGGAACGAGTTGACGTTGGGGGCGAACAGCGGCAACGCCTCGGGGATGAACTTCTGCAGGCCGCCGATATGGTTGAGGAACAGCGCGCTCATGCTGCCGTCTTCATTGCTGAAGATGTTCTTGCCGGTGGCCACGTCGACCACGCTCTGGTGCAGGTGCATGGCGCTGCCCGGCTCGCCGGTCATCGGCTTGGCCATGAAGGTGGCGGCCACGTTGTGCTTGAGCGCGGCCTCGCGCATGGTGCGCTTGAACACCAGGATCTGGTCGGCCAGGTGCAGCGCGTCGCCGTGACGGAAGTTGATCTCCATCTGCGCCGTGCCGTCCTCATGGATCAGCGTGTCGAGGTCCAGTTGCTGCAGTTCGCACCAGTCGTAGACATCCTCGAACAGCGGGTCGAATTCGTTGGCGGCCTCGATGGAGAACGACTGGCGACCGGTTTCCGGACGCCCGGAACGGCCCACCGGCGGCTGCAGCGGGAAGTCCGGATCTTCGCTACGCTTGGTCAGGTAGAACTCCATCTCTGGCGCGACAATCGGCTGCCAGCCCTTGTCGGCATAGAGCTTGAGGACTTTTTTCAGGACGTTGCGCGGCGACAGCTCGACCGGGTTGCCCTTCTTGTCGTAGGTGTCGTGGATCACCTGGGCGGTTGGCTCGATGGCCCAGGGCACGAGGTACACCGCGTTCTCGTCGGGGCGGCAGATCATGTCGATGTCGGCCGGGTCGAGCAGTTCGTAATAGATGTCGTCGTCGACGTAGTCGCCGGTCACGGTCTGCAGCAGCACGCTCTCGGGCAGGCGCATGCCCTTCTCGGCGATGAACTTGTTGGTGGGCGAGATCTTGCCGCGGGTAATGCCGGTCAGGTCGCTGATCAGGCATTCCACTTCGGTGATCTTGTGCTCTTTCAACCAATCGGTGAGCTGGTCGAGGTTGGTACTCATAAATACCTCAGGAGGTAATGTGGCCCGGTTGCACAGAACCGGCCGCCACTGACGCCAGGCGTCGGGCAAAGTCGGCGCGCACGGCGCCGAGGGGCCTGGACAGGCCCGCGCCTTGATTCTGGATGGTGTCGCTGGCTAAAGCAAAACCCC
Coding sequences:
- a CDS encoding polyamine ABC transporter substrate-binding protein, which encodes MKKMGKTLLAAALMGAMATAVQAEDKVLNVYNWSDYIAPDTIAKFEKQSGIKVKYDVFDSNETLEAKLLAGKSGYDIVVPSNNFLAKQIKAGVYDELDRSKLPNWKNLDEDLLKAVGDASDPGNKHAFPYMWGSIGIGYNPEKVKAALGVDKIDSWDVVFKPENIAKLKSCGVSFLDAPTEMLPAALHYLGKPSNSTKKEDLKAAEDLFLSIRPSITYFHSSKYIGDLANGNICLAVGYSGDLEQSKARAHEAGDKVKLDYIIPKEGAGTFYDMVAIPKDAEHKEAAYKFMDFLLQPEVMAEITNAVRFPNGNKAATAFVDKDITSDPSIYPPAEVKKQLYAIAAPEAAAQRVITRSWTKIKSGK
- a CDS encoding polyamine ABC transporter substrate-binding protein — encoded protein: MSISVFRQALMAGAGLTLACSVQAAPTVHIYNWSDYVGPTTLADFQKETGIEPKYDVFDSNDTLEGKLLAGRSGYDVVVPTNHFLGKQIKAGAFQKLDRDLLPNYPNLDPALMKRLEKNDPGNQYAVPYLWGTNGIGYNVEKVKAALGVDKIDSWAVLFEPENMQKLSKCGVAFLDSADEMMPAVLNYMGLDPNSQNPEDYQKAEQKLQAVRPYVTYFHSSKYITDLANGDICVAAGFSGDVFQAKARAEEAHKGVKLAYAIPKEGGNLWFDVLAIPKDARNVKEAHAFINYLLKPEVIAQVSDYVGYANPNPKAGDLMDQAVRADAAVYPPQEVLDKMFVNAELPPKVQRLMTRSWTKVKSGK
- a CDS encoding ABC transporter permease subunit yields the protein MKRFSFSKLMLVLGLLFIYLPMLILVIYSFNASKLVTVWGGWSVKWYVGLLDNTQLMGSVMRSLEIACYTAVAAVALGTLAAFVLTRVTRFKGRTLFGGLVTAPLVMPEVITGLSLLLLFVAMAQMIGWPQERGIVTIWIAHTTFCAAYVAVVVSARLRELDLSIEEAAMDLGAKPWKVFFLITIPMIAPSLAAGGMMSFALSLDDLVLASFVSGPGSTTLPMEVFSAVRLGVKPDINAIASLILLSVSLVTFLVWYFSRQAEERRRRAIQQAIEEGAAANVSQPQVRRPAQATAQA
- the potA gene encoding polyamine ABC transporter ATP-binding protein, producing MAVASGAYKKALEGGQQPKQVLVKIDRVTKKFDETVAVDDVSLEIRKGEIFALLGGSGSGKSTLLRMLAGFERPTEGRIFLDGVDITDMPPYERPINMMFQSYALFPHMTVAQNIAFGLQQDKMPKAEIEARVAEMLKLVHMTQYAKRKPHQLSGGQRQRVALARSLAKRPKLLLLDEPMGALDKKLRSQMQLELVEIIERVGVTCVMVTHDQEEAMTMAQRIAIMHLGWIAQIGSPIDVYETPTSRLVCEFIGNVNLFEGEVVDDAEGHAIIASPELERKIYVGHGVTTSVEDKHITYALRPEKLLVTTEQPTCEHNWSRGKVHDIAYLGGHSVFYVELPGGKIVQSFVANAERQGTRPTWDDEVYVWWEDDSGVVLRS
- a CDS encoding ABC transporter permease subunit; this encodes MPEGRHMVIGVPFIWLFLFFMLPFFIVLKISFAEADVAIPPYTEIYTYLEGKVQLVLNLANYGLLTEDELYIAAYLGSLKVAFFSTLLCLLIGYPMAYAISKAKKESQTVLLLLIMMPTWTAILIRVYAWMGILSNNGLLNSFLMWLGLIDQPLQILNTNLAVYIGVVYSYLPFMILPLYANLVKHDESLLEAASDLGSSTFNSFWKITVPLSKNGIIAGCMLVFIPVVGEFVIPELLGGPETLMIGKVLWQEFFNNRDWPVASALAVVMLAILIVPILLFNRSQAKEMEGRA